DNA sequence from the Prochlorococcus marinus XMU1411 genome:
CCCTTCCTGTTTATGCAAATTAGACAATGCATCTAGCAAATTTAATGACTTTTTTCTAAGCTCTAAAAATGAAACTATTTGCTTGGATAATAATTCCATAATATTGAATTGTTGTGTAGTTAGATTTCCTGGCTTTCTATCTATTACACAAAGAGTTCCAAGCTTATTACCATCACTATTTCTAAGGGGAAAACCTGCATAAAAACGAATCTTTGGGTCTCCAGTTACCAATGGATTATTTATAAATCTTTCATCTTGGAAAGCATCATGAATAATTAATGGACTATTTTCTTTTATTGCATGTGTACAAAAAGACCAATCCCTTCTAGTTTCTGATATTTGAAGTCCTATTTTGGATTTAAACCATTGTTTATCTTTGTCTACCAAAGTCATTAAAGAAATAGGCACATTACAGGTTGTAGCCGCAATTTTTGTAATATCGTCATAACATGATTCTGGCTTGGTTCCCAAAATCCTATATTCTGCTAAAGCTTTTAATCTTCTTTCCTCTTCTTCTTTTTTTGATACAAGATTCTGCATTAATCTTCACCAATAATTAAAACTTTAAAATTAAAGTTTCTTCAAAAAACTTTTTCCCTCTAATACTTAATAAAAAAAAGATAAACTTATTGATTTGTTACTTATTGATTAGTTACTTAATGTTTTAACTTTGACACTGCCATCCCAGCAATCCATCCACTTGTCCAACAATGTTGGAAATTAAATCCACCTGTGATCCCATCAACATCTAAAATTTCTCCAGAAAAAAATAATCCTGGACAAATTAAGCTCTCCATACTTTTAAAATTCACTTCATTAACTTTTACGCCTCCAGAAGTAACAAATTCCTCTCCAAATGGTCCTTTGCCCGAAATTATATATTTGTCCTTCATTAGAATATTTATCATTTTCTCTCTTTCATCCGCTAGTAAATCAGCCCACTTTTTCTCTTTATCAATACCTATTTTATTTAATAAAAAAATCCATAATCTTTTTGTTAATAGTGGAACAGGTCTACTGTTAATTAGATTAACCTTCCCTTTATTTAATCTTAAATATTTAACTTTTTCTTCTAACTCCTCATAACTTAAAGCAGACCATTTAATGATTAGATTAAATTTATATTTTTTGCTATAAAGTTCCCTTGCTGCAATTGATGAAAGTTTTAATACTGCTGGTCCACTAAAACCCCAATGAGTTATTAGTAAATCGCCTCTATTTTGAAAATTCTTATTATTTAATTCAATTTCTATATCTATTCCCTTTATCGATACCCCACTACATTCATCCAAATTTGGTTCTTTTGTAGAAAAAGTAAAAAGCGATGGCACAGGTTTAACAATATTATGTCCAAGATTTTGAGCTAATTTATATCCGCTTGGATTACCTCCAGTTGAAAGAATAATATTTTTTGAAGCTACCTTTGCTTTCTTAAGACTAAAAATATTGAATATATTATCTGGAGTTTTTGAAATTTCTTTTACAAAAAATTTTGTTAATATTTCTACGTTTTTTGATAAAGCACTTTTTCTCAAACAATCAATAACATCTGAAGAAGAATTAGACACTGGGAATACTCTTAGATCTTCCTCAATTTTTAATTTTAACCCTTTTTTCTCAAACCAATCGTATACATCTCCAGCAGCAAAACGATTAAATGATTCCAAGAGCTTAATTCCACCTCTCGGGTAATTCTCAATTAGTTCATTCGGTATCCATGTCGCATTAGTGACGTTACATCTTCCCCCTCCACTAATCCTTACTTTCTCCATAAGTTTTGAAGTGCCTTCAAGAATTATTATTCTTTTAACTCCATTTTCAGCAGCAGTTATTGCTGTCATGAAACCTGCTGCACCGCCTCCAATAACTGCCAAATCAAAAGGTTCCAAAAACTTATTATTTATTATGCTTCAATCTGATAATAGCAAGGAGTTACAAAGAAAAATTACTCCAAAAACCATAAAAAATAAATAAAAAACTTAAAAACTACATAACAAATAGCTGCAATTCAATAATTTTTAAATT
Encoded proteins:
- a CDS encoding GAF domain-containing protein; translation: MQNLVSKKEEEERRLKALAEYRILGTKPESCYDDITKIAATTCNVPISLMTLVDKDKQWFKSKIGLQISETRRDWSFCTHAIKENSPLIIHDAFQDERFINNPLVTGDPKIRFYAGFPLRNSDGNKLGTLCVIDRKPGNLTTQQFNIMELLSKQIVSFLELRKKSLNLLDALSNLHKQEGILSVCSYCREVKNKEGDWMHLEKYLSKISDIRFSHGVCDNCMEKHFPDVIEVWNKKDFFEDGQKRYLES
- a CDS encoding NAD(P)/FAD-dependent oxidoreductase, with amino-acid sequence MEPFDLAVIGGGAAGFMTAITAAENGVKRIIILEGTSKLMEKVRISGGGRCNVTNATWIPNELIENYPRGGIKLLESFNRFAAGDVYDWFEKKGLKLKIEEDLRVFPVSNSSSDVIDCLRKSALSKNVEILTKFFVKEISKTPDNIFNIFSLKKAKVASKNIILSTGGNPSGYKLAQNLGHNIVKPVPSLFTFSTKEPNLDECSGVSIKGIDIEIELNNKNFQNRGDLLITHWGFSGPAVLKLSSIAARELYSKKYKFNLIIKWSALSYEELEEKVKYLRLNKGKVNLINSRPVPLLTKRLWIFLLNKIGIDKEKKWADLLADEREKMINILMKDKYIISGKGPFGEEFVTSGGVKVNEVNFKSMESLICPGLFFSGEILDVDGITGGFNFQHCWTSGWIAGMAVSKLKH